The following proteins are encoded in a genomic region of Drosophila miranda strain MSH22 chromosome 4, D.miranda_PacBio2.1, whole genome shotgun sequence:
- the LOC108161864 gene encoding vitelline membrane protein Vm32E, with protein MKTVAFLAVVVLFAAFACASCSSSYAAPAPAAASASSYSSLPAPPCPKNYLFSCQPNLVPAPCAQQAAPAAYGSAGAYTEQVPSYIGFAPYQQLQQYHQRIGNAALIDELRSLGQGIQGQQY; from the coding sequence ATGAAGACCGTTGCCTTCCTCGCTGTCGTTGTCCTGTTCGCGGCCTTCGCCTGCGCCTCCTGCTCGAGCTCGTATGCGGCTCCGGCCCCGGCCGCAGCGTCGGCCTCCAGCTACTCCTCGCTGCCGGCGCCGCCGTGCCCCAAGAACTACCTGTTCAGCTGCCAGCCCAACCTGGTGCCCGCCCCCTGCGCCCAGCAGGCGGCGCCGGCCGCCTACGGCTCGGCGGGGGCCTACACGGAGCAGGTGCCCTCCTACATCGGATTCGCGCCGTaccagcagctgcagcagtacCACCAGCGGATCGGCAACGCAGCCCTgatcgacgagctgcgcagcCTGGGCCAGGGCATCCAGGGGCAGCAGTACTGA